One Thermoplasma volcanium GSS1 genomic window carries:
- a CDS encoding DUF6015 family protein has translation MNSKEAKPEKSGIRGYTTLEELSKAISTGLSLRDRRMSEEEAMEAAEHIINFFGYNDRVIDNMLEPEDRDSFYTMEDIGVLQTEREETTLFDGREWRIHYWILNIPRIIELANMRINTTKNKSNEEYKIYEEIPDDYWKVAQ, from the coding sequence ATGAATAGTAAGGAGGCAAAGCCAGAGAAGTCCGGTATTAGAGGTTATACAACACTAGAAGAGCTTTCAAAGGCAATTAGCACTGGGCTCAGCCTCCGAGACCGGCGGATGAGCGAAGAAGAAGCCATGGAGGCTGCTGAGCATATAATAAATTTTTTTGGTTATAACGATCGTGTTATAGATAATATGCTTGAACCCGAAGATCGGGATTCTTTTTATACAATGGAAGATATAGGCGTCCTTCAAACAGAAAGAGAGGAAACTACACTGTTTGACGGAAGAGAGTGGCGAATACATTACTGGATACTTAATATACCCAGAATAATAGAACTCGCCAATATGAGGATAAATACCACAAAGAATAAATCTAACGAAGAATACAAAATTTATGAAGAAATACCTGATGATTATTGGAAAGTAGCTCAATAG